The proteins below are encoded in one region of Manis javanica isolate MJ-LG chromosome 8, MJ_LKY, whole genome shotgun sequence:
- the SLC39A2 gene encoding zinc transporter ZIP2 isoform X1, producing the protein MEPLLGVKIGCLFALLALTLVCGLIPIRFRWFQINAATSGRHRLVLSLLGCISAGVFLGAGFMHMTAEALESIENKIQKFMIQNRTESEGKASDSTDSARVEYPYGELIISLGFFFVFLLESLALQCWPGAAGAFTATQEELGGSQGLGLHSHGPLPSPSRGPLRALILLLSLSFHSVFEGLAVGLQTTVTATVQLCLAVLAHKGVVVFSVGLRLMQVGTRSQWAMFSILLLALMSPVGLALGLAVAGGSSEGGQGLTQAVLEGAAAGTFLYVTFLEILPRELAAPEAPLAKWGCVASGFAFMAFIALWA; encoded by the exons ATGGAGCCACTACTAGGAGTAAAAATTGGCTGCCTGTTTGCCCTGCTCGCTCTTACTCTGGTCTGTGGCCTTATTCCCATCCGCTTCAGATGGTTCCAGATTAATGCAGCCACATCAG GTCGTCATCGCTTGGTCCTCAGCCTCCTAGGCTGCATTTCTGCCGGGGTTTTCCTGGGGGCAGGGTTCATGCATATGACCGCTGAAGCCCTGGAGAGCATTGAAAACAAGATTCAGAAGTTCATGATTCAG aaCAGGACAGAAAGTGAGGGAAAAGCTTCTGATAGTACTGACTCAGCTCGT GTGGAATATCCCTATGGAGAGCTCATCATCTCCCTGGGCTTCTTTTTCGTCTTCCTTTTGGAGTCATTGGCCCTGCAGTGCTGGCCTGGGGCTGCTGGAGCATTCACAGCAACGCAGGAAGAACTGGGTGGGTCTCAAGGCTTGGGACTCCACAGCCATGGACCTCTACCCTCACCGTCACGGGGTCCCCTTCGTGCTCTCATCCTCTTGCTTTCACTCTCCTTTCACTCAGTGTTTGAAGGTCTAGCTGTGGGGCTGCAAACAACAGTGACAGCTACCGTGCAGCTCTGTCTTGCTGTCCTGGCTCACAAGGGCGTTGTTGTGTTCAGTGTAGGACTAAGGCTGATGCAGGTAGGCACTAGATCACAATGGGCCATGTTCTCCATACTGTTATTAGCTCTTATGTCCCCTGTGGGCCTAGCCCTAGGGCTGGCGGTAGCTGGAGGAAGCTCAGAAGGGGGACAAGGTTTAACCCAGGCTGTACTAGAAGGTGCAGCAGCTGGCACCTTCCTGTACGTCACCTTCCTAGAAATTTTGCCCCGAGAACTAGCTGCTCCTGAGGCCCCTCTGGCCAAGTGGGGCTGTGTAGCCAGTGGTTTTGCCTTCATGGCCTTCATTGCCTTGTGGGCCTGA
- the METTL17 gene encoding ribosome assembly protein METTL17, mitochondrial isoform X1 codes for MATARDLNHLLTLGRWRRGLGVAPQSRALAALVPGVSQVDNKSDFLGKRSHRRHPGILQLPCVRLPPALADAAQLRLLENSMPDVEKQVQALTNYLWSRHLPVEPEELQRRAGHLEKKFLENPNTSQTEEKLCEAVLRALRRTTYHWQELSYSEGLSLVYMAARLDGGFAAVSRAFHEIQARIPEFQPQTLMDFGSGTGSVTWAAHSTWGQSLREYVCVDSSAAMLDLAERLLKGGSDSGKPYVPGVFFRQFLPVSPKVQFDMVVSAFSLSELPGKAERTEVVQTLWRKTSHFLILVENGTKAGHCLLMDARDLVLKGKEKSPLDPRPGFVFAPCPHELPCPQLTASKPLACSFSQAYHPIPFNWNKKPKKEKFSMVILARGFPAEANRWPRITQPVLKRPRHVHCHLCCPDGHRQHAVITAHQHGRDLYRCARVSSWGDILPVVTPSELPPSPTRDPPES; via the exons ATGGCGACCGCCAGGGACCTAAACCATCTGCTGACATTAGGCAGATGGCGCCGGGGCCTTGGAGTGGCTCCCCAGTCCCGA GCGCTCGCCGCCCTCGTCCCTGGTGTATCCCAGGTGGATAACAAGTCTGATTTTCTGGGGAAGAGGTCCCATCGCCGGCATCCTGGCATCCTGCAGCTCCCGTGCGTGCGGCTGCCGCCAGCGTTGGCCGACGCCGCGCAGTTGCGGCTGCTGG AGAATTCGATGCCCGATGTGGAGAAGCAGGTGCAGGCGCTGACCAACTATCTCTGGAGCCGGCATTTACCTGTAGAGCCAGAGGAGTTACAAAGACGCGCTGGACATCTTGAGAAAAAGTTCCTGGAAAACCCAA ACACATCTCAGACAGAGGAGAAACTCTGTGAAGCAGTGCTGCGTGCCCTGCGCAGAACTACCTACCATTGGCAGGAACTGAG CTACAGTGAGGGACTGAGCCTGGTGTATATGGCAGCAAGACTGGATGGTGGCTTTGCAGCAGTCTCCAGGGCATTCCACGAG ATCCAGGCTCGAATTCCAGAGTTCCAGCCACAAACCTTAATGGACTTTGGCTCGGGTACTGGTTCTGTTACCTG GGCTGCTCACAGTACTTGGGGCCAGAGCCTccgtgaatatgtgtgtgtggacAGCTCAGCTGCCATGTTGGATTTGGCAGAAAGGCTACTGAAAG GTGGTTCAGACTCTGGCAAGCCTTACGTTCCAGGTGTCTTTTTCAGACAGTTTCTACCTGTATCACCCAAG GTACAGTTTGATATGGTGGTGTCAGCCTTTTCCCTAAGTGAACTGCCCGGCAAGGCTGAGCGCACTGAGGTGGTCCAAACCTTGTGGCGCAAGACAAGTCATTTTCTG ATATTGGTAGAGAATGGAACAAAAGCAGGGCACTGCCTTCTCATGGATGCCAGGGACCTGGTCCTTAAG GGAAAAGAGAAGTCACCTTTGGACCCTCGACCTGGTTTTGTCTTTGCCCCA TGTCCCCATGAGCTTCCCTGTCCCCAGTTGACAGCCTCTAAGCCCCTGGCCTGCAGCTTTTCCCAGGCTTACCATCCCATCCCCTTCAACTGG AACAAGAAGCCAAAGAAGGAAAAGTTCTCGATGGTGATCCTTGCCCGGGGGTTTCCAGCTGAGGCTAATCGCTGGCCCCGAATCACTCAGCCTGTCCTTAAGAGACCACGCCATGTGCACTGTCACCTGTGTTGTCCAGATGGGCATAGGCAGCATGCTGTGATCACAGCCCACCAGCACGGCAG GGACTTGTATCGCTGTGCCCGTGTCAGCTCCTGGGGAGATATCTTACCTGTGGTCACACCATCTGAGCTTCCTCCGTCCCCCACTAGAGATCCCCCTGAGAGCTGA
- the SLC39A2 gene encoding zinc transporter ZIP2 isoform X2 has translation MEPLLGVKIGCLFALLALTLVCGLIPIRFRWFQINAATSGRHRLVLSLLGCISAGVFLGAGFMHMTAEALESIENKIQKFMIQDRK, from the exons ATGGAGCCACTACTAGGAGTAAAAATTGGCTGCCTGTTTGCCCTGCTCGCTCTTACTCTGGTCTGTGGCCTTATTCCCATCCGCTTCAGATGGTTCCAGATTAATGCAGCCACATCAG GTCGTCATCGCTTGGTCCTCAGCCTCCTAGGCTGCATTTCTGCCGGGGTTTTCCTGGGGGCAGGGTTCATGCATATGACCGCTGAAGCCCTGGAGAGCATTGAAAACAAGATTCAGAAGTTCATGATTCAG GACAGAAAGTGA
- the METTL17 gene encoding ribosome assembly protein METTL17, mitochondrial isoform X2, whose amino-acid sequence MATARDLNHLLTLGRWRRGLGVAPQSRALAALVPGVSQVDNKSDFLGKRSHRRHPGILQLPCVRLPPALADAAQLRLLENSMPDVEKQVQALTNYLWSRHLPVEPEELQRRAGHLEKKFLENPNTSQTEEKLCEAVLRALRRTTYHWQELSYSEGLSLVYMAARLDGGFAAVSRAFHEIQARIPEFQPQTLMDFGSGTGSVTWAAHSTWGQSLREYVCVDSSAAMLDLAERLLKGGSDSGKPYVPGVFFRQFLPVSPKVQFDMVVSAFSLSELPGKAERTEVVQTLWRKTSHFLILVENGTKAGHCLLMDARDLVLKGKEKSPLDPRPGFVFAPNKKPKKEKFSMVILARGFPAEANRWPRITQPVLKRPRHVHCHLCCPDGHRQHAVITAHQHGRYGGCDQNQWETAGTCSPHGPLCSTGTCIAVPVSAPGEISYLWSHHLSFLRPPLEIPLRADKGV is encoded by the exons ATGGCGACCGCCAGGGACCTAAACCATCTGCTGACATTAGGCAGATGGCGCCGGGGCCTTGGAGTGGCTCCCCAGTCCCGA GCGCTCGCCGCCCTCGTCCCTGGTGTATCCCAGGTGGATAACAAGTCTGATTTTCTGGGGAAGAGGTCCCATCGCCGGCATCCTGGCATCCTGCAGCTCCCGTGCGTGCGGCTGCCGCCAGCGTTGGCCGACGCCGCGCAGTTGCGGCTGCTGG AGAATTCGATGCCCGATGTGGAGAAGCAGGTGCAGGCGCTGACCAACTATCTCTGGAGCCGGCATTTACCTGTAGAGCCAGAGGAGTTACAAAGACGCGCTGGACATCTTGAGAAAAAGTTCCTGGAAAACCCAA ACACATCTCAGACAGAGGAGAAACTCTGTGAAGCAGTGCTGCGTGCCCTGCGCAGAACTACCTACCATTGGCAGGAACTGAG CTACAGTGAGGGACTGAGCCTGGTGTATATGGCAGCAAGACTGGATGGTGGCTTTGCAGCAGTCTCCAGGGCATTCCACGAG ATCCAGGCTCGAATTCCAGAGTTCCAGCCACAAACCTTAATGGACTTTGGCTCGGGTACTGGTTCTGTTACCTG GGCTGCTCACAGTACTTGGGGCCAGAGCCTccgtgaatatgtgtgtgtggacAGCTCAGCTGCCATGTTGGATTTGGCAGAAAGGCTACTGAAAG GTGGTTCAGACTCTGGCAAGCCTTACGTTCCAGGTGTCTTTTTCAGACAGTTTCTACCTGTATCACCCAAG GTACAGTTTGATATGGTGGTGTCAGCCTTTTCCCTAAGTGAACTGCCCGGCAAGGCTGAGCGCACTGAGGTGGTCCAAACCTTGTGGCGCAAGACAAGTCATTTTCTG ATATTGGTAGAGAATGGAACAAAAGCAGGGCACTGCCTTCTCATGGATGCCAGGGACCTGGTCCTTAAG GGAAAAGAGAAGTCACCTTTGGACCCTCGACCTGGTTTTGTCTTTGCCCCA AACAAGAAGCCAAAGAAGGAAAAGTTCTCGATGGTGATCCTTGCCCGGGGGTTTCCAGCTGAGGCTAATCGCTGGCCCCGAATCACTCAGCCTGTCCTTAAGAGACCACGCCATGTGCACTGTCACCTGTGTTGTCCAGATGGGCATAGGCAGCATGCTGTGATCACAGCCCACCAGCACGGCAGGTACGGAGGGTGTGACCAAAATCAGTGGGAGACGGCAGGAACCTGCAGCCCACATGGACCTCTCTGTTCCACAGGGACTTGTATCGCTGTGCCCGTGTCAGCTCCTGGGGAGATATCTTACCTGTGGTCACACCATCTGAGCTTCCTCCGTCCCCCACTAGAGATCCCCCTGAGAGCTGACAAGGGTGTGTGA